In Kitasatospora sp. NA04385, a single genomic region encodes these proteins:
- a CDS encoding sulfite exporter TauE/SafE family protein — protein sequence MTLWEMTAVLLAGTAAGAINTIVGSGTLITFPVLLAVGLPPVTANVSNALGLVPGSVAGAIGYRAELAGQRRRLLRFGTASLTGGLTGAILLIALPGGAFEAIVPVLILTALVLVVLQPRVARAMAARRAAAGTAAPATDGGWLLLACIGLTGVYGGYFGAAQGVLLLALMGMLLPDDLQTINGIKNVLAVIVNGVAAVFFLFASTIDWTAALLIAVGATLGGVLGARIGRRLPPIALRALIVAVGLAAITKLLFF from the coding sequence ATGACGCTGTGGGAGATGACCGCCGTCCTGCTGGCCGGGACCGCGGCCGGAGCCATCAACACCATCGTCGGCTCCGGCACCCTGATCACCTTCCCCGTGCTGCTCGCCGTCGGCCTGCCGCCCGTCACCGCCAACGTCTCCAACGCGCTCGGCCTGGTGCCCGGCTCGGTGGCCGGCGCCATCGGCTACCGCGCCGAACTCGCCGGACAGCGCCGCCGACTGCTCCGCTTCGGCACCGCCTCGCTCACCGGCGGGCTCACCGGCGCGATCCTGCTGATCGCCCTCCCGGGCGGCGCCTTCGAGGCGATCGTCCCCGTCCTCATCCTCACCGCCCTGGTCCTGGTCGTCCTCCAGCCCCGGGTCGCCCGCGCGATGGCCGCCCGCCGCGCCGCCGCCGGCACCGCGGCCCCCGCCACCGACGGCGGTTGGCTGCTGCTCGCCTGCATCGGGCTCACCGGCGTCTACGGCGGTTACTTCGGCGCCGCCCAGGGCGTCCTGCTGCTCGCCCTGATGGGCATGCTGCTCCCCGACGACCTGCAGACGATCAACGGCATCAAGAACGTCCTCGCCGTGATCGTCAACGGCGTCGCCGCGGTCTTCTTCCTGTTCGCCTCCACCATCGACTGGACCGCCGCCCTGCTGATCGCCGTCGGCGCCACCCTCGGCGGCGTGCTCGGCGCCCGAATCGGCCGCCGCCTCCCGCCGATCGCGCTGCGCGCCCTGATCGTCGCGGTCGGCCTCGCGGCCATCACCAAACTGCTCTTCTTCTGA
- a CDS encoding 4a-hydroxytetrahydrobiopterin dehydratase — translation MSRTRLSEEQIANALADLPQWTRTGEAITRTAETASFPTAIKVVDAVAEQAEALDHHPDIDIRWRTLTFVLSTHSEHGLTSLDITLAHLIDRALDDAA, via the coding sequence ATGAGCCGCACCCGCCTCAGCGAGGAACAGATCGCCAACGCCCTCGCCGACCTCCCGCAGTGGACCCGCACCGGCGAAGCGATCACCCGCACCGCCGAGACCGCGAGCTTCCCCACCGCGATCAAGGTCGTCGACGCGGTCGCCGAACAGGCCGAGGCGCTCGACCACCACCCCGACATCGACATCCGCTGGCGCACCCTCACCTTCGTCCTCAGCACCCACAGCGAGCACGGCCTGACCAGCCTCGACATCACGCTCGCGCACCTGATCGACCGCGCCCTCGACGACGCCGCCTGA
- a CDS encoding PQQ-binding-like beta-propeller repeat protein, with translation MAQEPPTTPGYDQQQPWYPQPQGYPEQQAYGQQPFPQQQQGYGYPEQQQVYADPQQGYGYPQQQEQAYGQQPFPQQQQQGYGYPEQQQAYADPQQGYGYPQQQTGYPDQAVQQPYPSAEPGGSPFDQPQSLPQPPQSAPHEAPAAPAAPPAAPASDYPQTSAADPFAPGADGGSATFAGAAGDGGPGRERPPRGFAAKARAAVLSGEGAPSRRGLAVRVGAGVAALAVLVTAAVLAVSDEDEDKPADKAAPGGSQNISVAHTKAWTVAADPGTAGAQGTDDTLAGSWLLADTVVRADGTGVHAYGLADGKPGWTLKAPADGAVPCGLSPAVNGSGLGAVVYRASADPKSPCSTVAAVDTKSGQAVWTKTLSDTKDSYAAHVSVTEDKVVAVGEDKAYAWAAADGAEAWQYGGQGKFCRLSGSAGASVVLLHSHCADSTPGDQAVALNVSDGKVKFWRGLNNQPATVTVLSAEPAVVLTTGAKPEDERVFAWGAEGDPGVEIPTAVEGGGRLDVDSGSFATVPGVYFQGTSMFAAIVPGGGGSPTAIAAYDLTTGKSQWRTPIAEKGKAHPAGVDAGGLVVSVDERADQPAHLSRFALSGGQETQGGAFPQGTGSLLSAGRVHTVPGRLVAVPEHASHYSAATAFTSKG, from the coding sequence ATGGCTCAGGAACCTCCCACGACCCCCGGGTACGACCAGCAGCAGCCCTGGTACCCCCAGCCGCAGGGCTACCCGGAGCAGCAGGCGTACGGCCAGCAGCCCTTCCCGCAGCAGCAGCAGGGGTACGGCTACCCGGAGCAACAGCAGGTCTACGCCGACCCGCAGCAGGGCTACGGCTACCCCCAGCAGCAGGAGCAGGCGTACGGCCAGCAGCCCTTCCCGCAGCAGCAGCAGCAGGGCTACGGCTACCCGGAGCAGCAGCAGGCGTACGCCGACCCGCAGCAGGGCTACGGCTACCCCCAGCAGCAGACCGGCTACCCGGACCAGGCGGTCCAGCAGCCCTACCCGTCCGCCGAGCCCGGCGGGAGCCCGTTCGACCAGCCGCAGTCGCTGCCGCAGCCCCCGCAGTCCGCGCCGCACGAGGCCCCCGCGGCCCCCGCCGCGCCCCCTGCCGCGCCCGCCTCCGACTACCCGCAGACCAGCGCCGCGGACCCGTTCGCCCCCGGCGCCGACGGCGGGTCAGCCACCTTCGCCGGTGCGGCCGGTGACGGCGGACCGGGCCGGGAGCGCCCCCCGCGCGGCTTCGCCGCCAAGGCCCGCGCCGCGGTGCTCTCCGGCGAGGGCGCCCCCAGCCGCCGCGGCCTGGCCGTCCGGGTCGGCGCGGGCGTCGCCGCACTCGCCGTGCTGGTCACCGCCGCCGTGCTCGCGGTGTCCGACGAGGACGAGGACAAGCCCGCCGACAAGGCCGCCCCCGGCGGCTCGCAGAACATCTCGGTCGCCCACACCAAGGCCTGGACGGTGGCGGCCGACCCCGGCACCGCCGGCGCCCAGGGCACCGACGACACCCTGGCCGGCAGCTGGCTGCTGGCCGACACGGTGGTCCGCGCCGACGGCACCGGCGTGCACGCCTACGGCCTCGCCGACGGCAAGCCCGGCTGGACGCTCAAGGCCCCCGCCGACGGCGCCGTCCCCTGCGGCCTCTCCCCGGCCGTCAACGGCTCCGGCCTGGGCGCGGTCGTCTACCGCGCCTCCGCCGACCCGAAGAGCCCGTGCAGCACCGTCGCCGCCGTCGACACCAAGTCCGGCCAGGCGGTCTGGACGAAGACGCTCTCCGACACCAAGGACAGCTACGCCGCCCACGTCTCGGTCACCGAGGACAAGGTCGTCGCGGTCGGCGAGGACAAGGCCTACGCCTGGGCCGCCGCCGACGGCGCCGAAGCCTGGCAGTACGGCGGCCAGGGCAAGTTCTGCCGGCTGTCCGGCAGCGCCGGCGCCTCCGTGGTGCTGCTGCACAGCCACTGCGCCGACTCCACGCCCGGCGACCAGGCCGTCGCGCTCAACGTCTCCGACGGCAAGGTCAAGTTCTGGCGCGGCCTGAACAACCAGCCCGCCACCGTCACCGTGCTCTCCGCCGAGCCCGCCGTGGTCCTCACCACCGGCGCCAAGCCCGAGGACGAGCGGGTGTTCGCCTGGGGCGCCGAGGGCGACCCCGGCGTGGAGATCCCCACCGCGGTCGAGGGCGGCGGCCGGCTCGACGTGGACAGCGGCAGCTTCGCCACCGTCCCCGGCGTGTACTTCCAGGGCACCAGCATGTTCGCCGCCATCGTCCCCGGGGGCGGCGGCAGCCCCACCGCGATCGCCGCGTACGACCTCACCACCGGCAAGTCGCAGTGGCGCACCCCCATCGCCGAGAAGGGCAAGGCCCACCCGGCCGGGGTGGACGCCGGCGGCCTGGTGGTCTCCGTCGACGAACGCGCCGACCAGCCCGCCCACCTCAGCCGCTTCGCGCTCTCCGGCGGCCAGGAGACCCAGGGCGGGGCCTTCCCGCAGGGCACCGGCTCGCTGCTCTCGGCCGGCCGGGTGCACACCGTCCCCGGGCGGCTGGTGGCCGTCCCCGAGCACGCCTCCCACTACAGCGCCGCCACCGCCTTCACCAGCAAGGGCTGA
- a CDS encoding HNH endonuclease, whose product MRNTLVLNASYEPLSTVPLRRAVVLVLQDKAVVEQAHPLRVVRGSGVQLPVPRVIRLTRYVRVPFRQRAPWSRRGVLARDQFLCAYCGRRGTTVDHLAPKSRGGADSWLNTVAACAECNQHKADRTPEQAGMRLLRRPFEPTPEATLMLALGLRAGELGELAAWLPERPEGRRAATSV is encoded by the coding sequence ATGCGCAACACCCTTGTCCTGAACGCGAGCTACGAACCGCTGAGCACGGTGCCGCTGCGCCGTGCCGTGGTGCTTGTCCTACAGGACAAGGCGGTGGTCGAGCAGGCGCACCCGCTGCGGGTGGTGCGCGGGTCGGGGGTGCAGCTCCCGGTGCCGCGGGTGATCAGGCTGACCAGGTACGTGCGGGTGCCGTTCCGACAACGGGCTCCGTGGTCGCGGCGGGGGGTGCTGGCGCGGGACCAGTTCCTGTGCGCGTACTGCGGGCGGCGAGGCACCACGGTGGACCACCTGGCGCCCAAGTCGCGCGGTGGGGCGGACAGTTGGCTGAACACGGTGGCGGCCTGCGCGGAGTGCAACCAGCACAAGGCGGACCGGACGCCGGAGCAGGCGGGGATGCGGCTGCTGCGGCGGCCGTTCGAACCGACGCCGGAGGCGACGTTGATGCTCGCGCTCGGGCTGCGGGCCGGTGAGCTGGGCGAGCTGGCGGCCTGGCTGCCGGAGCGGCCGGAGGGCCGGAGAGCGGCCACGAGCGTGTGA
- the tyrS gene encoding tyrosine--tRNA ligase → MTDIVDELQWRGLIALSTDEDALRKAFADGPVTFYCGFDPTAPSLHLGNLVQILTMRRIQQAGNLPLGLVGGATGLIGDPKPTAERVLNDPETVAGWVERLRGQISRFLDFEGEYAARMVNNLDWTSGMSAITLLRDVGKYFRVNNMIAKEAVARRLNSDAGISYTEFSYQILQGMDFLELNRRYGCTLQTGGSDQWGNLTAGTDLIRKAESRSVHALATPLITKADGTKFGKTESGTVWLDPELTTPYAFYQFWLNADDRDIAKFLRIFSFRSREEIEQLERDTAERPAARLAQRALAEELTTLVHGADQYERAVAASKALFGQGDLADLEPATLAAALAEVPKATVAELGQLVDLLVESGLAPSRSGARRTIKEGGAYLNNAKVTDEEAVATSDDLLHGRWLVLRRGKRNLAAVELAGA, encoded by the coding sequence GTGACCGACATCGTCGACGAGCTGCAGTGGCGCGGGCTGATCGCCCTGTCCACTGACGAGGACGCACTGCGCAAGGCGTTCGCGGACGGCCCGGTCACGTTCTATTGCGGCTTCGACCCGACGGCCCCCAGCCTGCACCTCGGCAACCTGGTCCAGATCCTCACCATGCGCCGCATCCAGCAGGCCGGAAACCTCCCGCTCGGCCTGGTCGGCGGTGCCACCGGCCTGATCGGCGACCCCAAGCCCACCGCCGAGCGCGTCCTCAACGACCCCGAGACGGTGGCCGGCTGGGTCGAGCGCCTGCGCGGCCAGATCTCGCGCTTCCTCGACTTCGAGGGCGAGTACGCCGCCCGCATGGTCAACAACCTGGACTGGACGTCCGGCATGTCGGCCATCACCCTGCTGCGCGACGTCGGCAAGTACTTCCGGGTCAACAACATGATCGCCAAGGAGGCGGTGGCCCGCCGGCTCAACTCCGACGCGGGCATCAGCTACACCGAGTTCAGCTACCAGATCCTCCAGGGCATGGACTTCCTGGAGCTGAACCGCCGCTACGGCTGCACCCTGCAGACCGGCGGCAGCGACCAGTGGGGCAACCTCACCGCCGGCACCGACCTGATCCGCAAGGCCGAGAGCCGCTCCGTGCACGCCCTCGCCACCCCGCTGATCACCAAGGCCGACGGCACCAAGTTCGGCAAGACCGAGTCCGGCACCGTCTGGCTCGACCCCGAGCTCACCACCCCCTACGCCTTCTACCAGTTCTGGCTGAACGCCGACGACCGCGACATCGCCAAGTTCCTGCGGATCTTCTCCTTCCGCAGCCGCGAGGAGATCGAGCAGCTCGAACGCGACACCGCCGAGCGCCCCGCCGCCCGCCTCGCCCAGCGCGCCCTCGCCGAGGAACTCACCACCCTCGTCCACGGCGCCGACCAGTACGAGCGCGCCGTCGCCGCCTCCAAGGCCCTCTTCGGCCAGGGCGACCTCGCCGACCTCGAACCGGCCACCCTGGCCGCGGCCCTCGCCGAGGTCCCGAAGGCCACGGTCGCCGAACTCGGCCAGCTTGTCGACCTGCTGGTCGAATCCGGCCTGGCCCCCAGCCGCTCCGGCGCCCGCCGCACCATCAAGGAGGGCGGCGCCTACCTCAACAACGCCAAGGTCACCGACGAGGAAGCCGTCGCCACCAGTGACGACCTCCTGCACGGCCGCTGGCTCGTCCTCCGCCGCGGCAAGCGCAACCTCGCCGCCGTCGAGCTCGCCGGCGCGTGA
- a CDS encoding tetratricopeptide repeat protein has translation MKRLPIPDDVTGFEIDADVKQDLKSLPKTLADDVARNLVMVARLLDSEPEEAYNYSRVALRLASRVASVREAAGFASYMTQRYAEALTEFRAAKRMTGRVDLWPVMADCERGLGRPERALAMAGEPEVKQLDKAGQVEMRLVAAGARADLEQFDAAVVTLQSPELASSAIHPWTARLRYAYADALIAAGRADEARDWFVKAVEADTDGSTNAAERLAEIDGIEFTDALDEDAEVEDEGAEAVEPVRRQIDKDDVGDDRMIFEDEEDVEEFYDEDDLEIDEDYDEDSFKEQPKQG, from the coding sequence GTGAAGCGGCTGCCGATCCCGGACGACGTGACCGGGTTCGAGATCGACGCGGACGTCAAGCAGGACCTGAAGAGCCTGCCGAAGACGCTGGCCGACGACGTGGCGCGCAACCTGGTGATGGTGGCGCGGCTGCTCGACAGCGAGCCGGAGGAGGCCTACAACTACTCGCGGGTCGCGCTGCGGCTGGCTTCGCGGGTGGCGAGCGTGCGCGAGGCGGCCGGGTTCGCCTCGTACATGACGCAGCGGTACGCGGAGGCGCTGACCGAGTTCCGGGCGGCGAAGCGGATGACCGGTCGGGTCGACCTGTGGCCGGTGATGGCGGACTGCGAGCGCGGTCTGGGTCGTCCGGAGCGGGCGCTGGCGATGGCCGGCGAGCCCGAGGTGAAGCAGCTGGACAAGGCCGGCCAGGTCGAGATGCGGCTGGTCGCGGCGGGTGCCCGGGCCGACCTGGAGCAGTTCGACGCCGCCGTGGTGACGCTGCAGAGCCCGGAGCTGGCGTCCTCGGCGATCCACCCGTGGACGGCGCGGCTGCGCTACGCGTACGCGGACGCGCTGATCGCGGCGGGTCGGGCGGACGAGGCGCGGGACTGGTTCGTGAAGGCCGTGGAGGCGGACACGGACGGGTCGACCAACGCGGCCGAGCGGCTGGCGGAGATCGACGGCATCGAGTTCACCGACGCGCTGGACGAGGACGCCGAGGTCGAGGACGAGGGCGCGGAGGCCGTGGAGCCGGTGCGCCGTCAGATCGACAAGGACGACGTCGGCGACGACCGGATGATCTTCGAGGACGAGGAGGACGTCGAGGAGTTCTACGACGAGGACGACCTCGAGATCGACGAGGACTACGACGAGGACTCGTTCAAGGAGCAGCCGAAGCAGGGCTGA
- a CDS encoding DUF1015 family protein — translation MSAPRAETGNEPSGGPGDPGHVATAGLSLSPFRGLRYDPHRVGDLAAVTSPPYDVVDPGRRLDLETADPHNIVRLILPRPEPEDAGDRPDRDTRYRHAARLLRDWRRQGVLTADPRPALYVYEQRTPSGTLQRGLIGALAVSGPEAGVVLPHEDVMPKPVADRVGLMRTTRANLEPLLLTYRGHGRAADVVDRTAGTEPLLATTTSDGTHHRLWAVTDPADLAAVTRDLATCRALIADGHHRWEMYLRLQREHRHLPRSPWDRGLVLLVDTDRYPLRVRAIHRVLHRLPLDAALAALDPAAWRVTALPGALPDALDALTEAHRSPGNSFVLTAGDGRFHLLTGPDEATLADAVRTDRPEEWRRLDATVLHAVLLDRTWHVPDSPEHIGYLHAAEAAVREAARTGGTAVLLHPVEERVVRRLAEQGVTMPRKSTSFGPKPATGLVLRSLELG, via the coding sequence ATGAGCGCCCCTCGTGCCGAAACCGGCAACGAGCCCTCGGGCGGCCCCGGAGACCCCGGGCACGTCGCCACCGCAGGGCTGTCCCTGTCCCCGTTCCGCGGCCTGCGCTACGACCCGCACCGGGTCGGCGACCTGGCCGCGGTGACCTCCCCGCCGTACGACGTGGTCGACCCCGGACGGCGCCTGGACCTGGAGACCGCCGACCCGCACAACATCGTCCGGCTGATCCTCCCCCGCCCCGAACCCGAGGACGCCGGCGACCGCCCCGACCGCGACACCCGCTACCGGCACGCCGCCCGCCTGCTCCGCGACTGGCGCCGACAGGGCGTCCTGACCGCCGACCCGCGCCCCGCCCTGTACGTCTACGAGCAGCGCACCCCCTCCGGCACCCTCCAGCGCGGCCTGATCGGCGCCCTCGCCGTCAGCGGCCCCGAGGCCGGCGTCGTGCTCCCGCACGAGGACGTCATGCCCAAACCGGTCGCCGACCGGGTCGGCCTGATGCGCACCACCCGCGCCAACCTCGAACCGCTGCTGCTCACCTACCGCGGCCACGGCCGCGCCGCCGACGTCGTCGACCGCACCGCCGGCACCGAACCGCTGCTCGCCACCACCACCAGCGACGGCACCCACCACCGCCTGTGGGCCGTCACCGACCCGGCCGACCTCGCCGCCGTCACCCGCGACCTGGCCACCTGCCGCGCCCTGATCGCCGACGGCCACCACCGCTGGGAGATGTACCTGCGGCTGCAGCGCGAACACCGCCACCTCCCCCGCAGCCCCTGGGACCGCGGCCTGGTCCTGCTCGTCGACACCGACCGCTACCCGCTGCGGGTCCGCGCCATCCACCGCGTCCTGCACCGCCTCCCGCTCGACGCCGCGCTCGCCGCCCTCGACCCCGCCGCCTGGCGGGTCACCGCCCTGCCCGGCGCCCTCCCCGACGCGCTGGACGCCCTCACCGAGGCCCACCGCTCCCCCGGCAACTCCTTCGTCCTCACCGCCGGCGACGGCCGCTTCCACCTGCTCACCGGCCCCGACGAGGCCACCCTCGCCGACGCCGTCCGCACCGACCGCCCCGAGGAGTGGCGCCGCCTGGACGCCACCGTCCTGCACGCCGTCCTGCTCGACCGCACCTGGCACGTCCCGGACAGCCCCGAGCACATCGGCTACCTGCACGCCGCCGAGGCCGCCGTCCGCGAGGCCGCCCGCACCGGCGGCACCGCCGTCCTGCTCCACCCCGTCGAGGAACGCGTGGTGCGCCGCCTCGCCGAGCAGGGCGTCACCATGCCCCGCAAGTCCACCTCCTTCGGCCCCAAACCGGCCACCGGGCTCGTCCTGCGCTCCCTCGAACTCGGCTGA
- a CDS encoding tetratricopeptide repeat protein produces the protein MSHPEYEDGGSGTDGGGSGGVPGGGVYDWYRRGVRLLEEKHPAAAVQLLARAAEAEPGSGSIREALARAQFDAGQYGQALVSFRAVAEADPSDDYAQFGWGVSAARLGDFETSAEHLALAVAMQPGNRHYQAALRQTRATLAARAGAYGPLLPGAPGYLAPPEDPAAP, from the coding sequence ATGAGTCACCCGGAGTACGAGGACGGCGGCAGCGGCACCGACGGCGGCGGCAGCGGCGGGGTGCCGGGCGGCGGGGTGTACGACTGGTACCGGCGCGGGGTGCGGCTGCTGGAGGAGAAGCACCCGGCGGCGGCGGTGCAGCTGCTGGCGCGGGCGGCGGAGGCCGAGCCGGGGTCGGGGTCGATCCGGGAGGCGCTGGCGCGGGCGCAGTTCGACGCGGGGCAGTACGGGCAGGCGCTGGTGAGTTTCCGGGCGGTGGCGGAGGCCGATCCGTCCGACGACTACGCGCAGTTCGGCTGGGGGGTGTCGGCGGCCCGGCTGGGCGACTTCGAGACCTCGGCGGAGCACCTGGCGCTGGCGGTGGCGATGCAGCCGGGCAACCGGCACTACCAGGCGGCGCTGCGGCAGACCAGGGCGACGCTGGCGGCCCGGGCCGGGGCGTACGGTCCGCTGCTGCCGGGGGCGCCCGGGTACCTGGCTCCGCCGGAGGATCCGGCCGCGCCATAG
- a CDS encoding HAD-IIA family hydrolase gives MTENAAAVRSVPGASAEVLTEAYDTALLDLDGVVYAGPHAIVHAVESLDRARAAGMRLAYVTNNASRPPRVVAEHLTELGVPAEPADVINSAQAAARLVAEKVPAGSRVLVIGGAGLLEALEERGLVPVRSLEDDPAAVVQGYDPSVGWTDLAEASYAVGRGLPWVASNTDLSIPTARGVAPGNGTLVAAVRAATGVEPEVAGKPLPPMHRETVLRTGAKRPLVVGDRLDTDIEGAFNGGVDSLLVFTGIATPEQVLAAPVQHRPTYLAEDLRGLLEAQPEVAALDGGRFGCGGWTAGAEGGVLALDGTGTRIDAVRALCAAAWTWADGHDGAAPESAKALAGLPAAE, from the coding sequence ATGACGGAGAACGCCGCGGCGGTGCGGAGCGTGCCGGGTGCCAGTGCCGAGGTGCTGACGGAGGCGTACGACACGGCGCTGCTGGACCTGGACGGCGTGGTGTACGCCGGGCCGCACGCGATCGTGCACGCGGTGGAGTCGCTGGACCGGGCCCGGGCGGCCGGGATGCGGTTGGCGTACGTCACCAACAACGCGTCGCGGCCGCCGCGGGTGGTGGCGGAGCACCTGACCGAGCTGGGCGTGCCGGCCGAGCCCGCGGACGTGATCAACTCGGCGCAGGCGGCGGCGCGGCTGGTGGCGGAGAAGGTGCCGGCCGGGTCGCGGGTGCTGGTGATCGGCGGGGCGGGCCTGCTGGAGGCGCTGGAGGAGCGCGGGCTGGTGCCGGTGCGCTCGCTGGAGGACGACCCGGCGGCGGTGGTGCAGGGCTACGACCCGTCGGTCGGCTGGACGGACCTGGCGGAGGCCTCGTACGCGGTGGGCCGGGGGCTGCCCTGGGTGGCCTCGAACACCGACCTGTCGATCCCGACGGCGCGCGGCGTCGCGCCGGGCAACGGGACGCTGGTGGCGGCGGTGCGGGCGGCGACCGGCGTGGAGCCGGAGGTGGCGGGCAAGCCGCTGCCGCCGATGCACCGGGAGACGGTGCTGCGGACGGGGGCGAAGCGTCCGCTGGTGGTCGGCGACCGGCTGGACACCGACATCGAGGGCGCGTTCAACGGCGGGGTGGACTCGCTGCTGGTGTTCACCGGCATCGCCACGCCCGAGCAGGTGCTCGCGGCGCCGGTGCAGCACCGGCCGACGTACCTGGCCGAGGATCTGCGCGGCCTGCTGGAGGCGCAGCCCGAGGTGGCGGCGCTGGACGGCGGCCGGTTCGGCTGCGGCGGCTGGACGGCGGGCGCGGAGGGCGGCGTGCTGGCGCTGGACGGCACGGGCACCCGGATCGACGCGGTGCGGGCGCTGTGCGCGGCGGCCTGGACGTGGGCGGACGGGCACGACGGCGCGGCGCCGGAGTCGGCGAAGGCGCTGGCGGGGCTGCCCGCGGCGGAGTGA
- a CDS encoding SCP2 sterol-binding domain-containing protein: MATIEECRTALEQLSRNLAAADGDVRKAAALDRSLSCHLTDLDLTFTGRLADGRLTGITDAPGPPATKADIKLTTTGDDLVALVDGKLPFPTAWATGRLKLDASFRDLLRLRTLL; the protein is encoded by the coding sequence ATGGCCACCATCGAGGAGTGCCGCACCGCGCTGGAACAACTCAGCCGCAACCTCGCGGCCGCCGACGGCGACGTCCGCAAGGCCGCCGCCCTCGACCGCTCCCTCAGCTGCCACCTCACCGACCTCGACCTGACCTTCACCGGTCGGCTGGCCGACGGACGGCTCACCGGCATCACCGACGCCCCCGGCCCGCCCGCCACCAAGGCCGACATCAAGCTCACCACCACCGGCGACGACCTGGTGGCCCTGGTCGACGGCAAGCTGCCCTTCCCCACCGCCTGGGCCACCGGCCGCCTCAAGCTCGACGCGAGCTTCCGCGACCTGCTGCGCCTGCGCACCCTGCTCTGA
- a CDS encoding histone: MARRRAPARKTATRKGAAAKQATAQRSVPRKAAPAAGGEAAVTPRTVAKKAAAKKTAAKKSAVRPPAGGAPAEALADALPSAPLPAKKAPARKAAAKRVAVGEAGPLSSAEGAAVVASAGGQSSGAKKAPARKAAAKKAPAKRVAVGEAGPLSSAEGAAVVASAGGQSSGAKKAPAKKATAKKAPARRPEAGGGGE, translated from the coding sequence GTGGCGCGGCGGCGGGCCCCGGCGCGCAAGACCGCCACCCGCAAGGGCGCGGCGGCCAAGCAGGCGACGGCGCAGCGCTCGGTGCCCCGCAAGGCGGCCCCGGCGGCGGGCGGGGAGGCGGCCGTGACGCCGCGGACGGTGGCGAAGAAGGCCGCCGCCAAGAAGACCGCGGCGAAGAAGTCGGCCGTCCGGCCGCCCGCCGGGGGAGCCCCGGCCGAGGCGCTCGCGGACGCGCTGCCGAGTGCGCCGCTGCCCGCGAAGAAGGCTCCGGCGCGGAAGGCGGCGGCGAAGAGGGTTGCGGTGGGGGAGGCGGGGCCGTTGTCGTCTGCGGAGGGTGCGGCGGTGGTGGCGTCCGCGGGTGGGCAGTCGTCCGGGGCGAAGAAGGCTCCGGCGCGGAAGGCGGCGGCGAAGAAGGCTCCGGCGAAGAGGGTTGCGGTGGGGGAGGCGGGGCCGTTGTCGTCTGCGGAGGGTGCGGCGGTGGTGGCGTCCGCGGGTGGGCAGTCGTCCGGGGCGAAGAAGGCTCCGGCCAAGAAGGCGACGGCGAAGAAGGCTCCGGCCAGGCGGCCCGAGGCGGGTGGCGGCGGTGAGTGA
- a CDS encoding TlyA family RNA methyltransferase, with the protein MARRRLDAELVRRKLARSREHASELIAAGRVTVGGTVATKPATQVETAAAVVVAKDDADPDYVSRGGHKLAGAFAAFVPQGLVVAGRRALDAGASTGGFTDVLLRAGAAHVLAVDVGYGQLAWSLQSDGRVTVMDRTNVRELTPELIGGEPVDLVVGDLSFISLGLVLPALAGCAAPDADLVLMVKPQFEIGKERLGSGGVVRSPELRAETIRQVAGQAWAAGLGVRAVAASPLPGPSGNVEYFLWLRRDAEPLDPAAADRAVAEGPQ; encoded by the coding sequence GTGGCACGACGCCGTCTGGACGCGGAGCTGGTGCGCCGCAAGCTGGCCCGTTCGCGGGAGCACGCGAGCGAGTTGATCGCGGCGGGCCGGGTGACGGTGGGCGGGACGGTGGCGACGAAGCCCGCGACGCAGGTGGAGACCGCGGCCGCGGTGGTGGTCGCCAAGGACGACGCGGACCCGGACTACGTGTCGCGCGGCGGGCACAAGCTGGCGGGCGCGTTCGCGGCGTTCGTGCCGCAGGGCCTGGTGGTGGCGGGCCGCCGGGCGCTGGACGCGGGCGCGTCCACCGGCGGGTTCACCGACGTGCTGCTGCGCGCGGGCGCGGCGCACGTGCTGGCGGTGGACGTCGGCTACGGGCAGCTGGCCTGGTCGCTGCAGAGCGACGGGCGGGTGACGGTGATGGACCGCACCAACGTGCGGGAGCTGACGCCGGAGCTGATCGGCGGCGAGCCGGTCGACCTGGTGGTGGGCGACCTGTCGTTCATCTCGCTGGGCCTGGTGCTGCCGGCCCTGGCGGGCTGCGCGGCGCCGGACGCGGACCTGGTGCTGATGGTGAAGCCGCAGTTCGAGATCGGCAAGGAGCGCCTCGGCTCGGGCGGGGTGGTGCGGTCGCCGGAGCTGCGGGCCGAGACGATCCGGCAGGTCGCGGGGCAGGCGTGGGCCGCGGGCCTGGGCGTGCGGGCGGTGGCGGCGTCGCCGCTGCCGGGGCCGTCGGGGAACGTGGAGTACTTCCTGTGGCTGCGCCGGGATGCGGAGCCGCTGGATCCGGCGGCGGCGGACCGGGCCGTGGCCGAGGGGCCCCAGTAG